A section of the Pseudomonadota bacterium genome encodes:
- the lpxD gene encoding UDP-3-O-(3-hydroxymyristoyl)glucosamine N-acyltransferase, translating to MIRLDEIAEKIQGNLAGNGFVAISGISGIQEAKEGDITFLTDNSFKKYLKDCKASAIIIGKNINPDEFKNKNFIITKNPALEYAKVIEMFHPRKIIEKGISPLAFVAKTSQISDEATIYPYAYIGERTIVEKKAVVYPFVHIGDDVTIGEETILYPHVVIYDRITIGRRVIIHGGAVLGSDGFGYVWDGEKHVKIPQIGTVEIEDDVEIGANVAIDRASLGKTLLKKGTKIDNLVQIAHNVSIGENSIIVSQVGIAGSSTIGKNVILAGQVGVRDHAVVGDNVRAAGGTGITKSVPENSLISGNPHMPHKEWLRLQGHIKNLPKLYDRIKKMEKKLQMEADND from the coding sequence ATGATCAGACTTGATGAAATTGCCGAAAAAATACAGGGGAATTTAGCGGGCAACGGATTTGTTGCCATATCCGGCATATCAGGTATACAGGAAGCAAAAGAAGGTGATATTACATTTCTTACAGACAACAGTTTTAAAAAGTATCTGAAAGATTGTAAGGCATCGGCAATCATTATCGGTAAGAATATAAATCCTGATGAATTTAAAAATAAAAACTTTATTATTACAAAAAACCCTGCACTGGAATACGCAAAAGTTATTGAAATGTTTCATCCTCGGAAGATTATTGAAAAAGGGATAAGCCCGTTAGCATTCGTTGCAAAAACATCACAAATTTCCGATGAGGCCACTATATATCCTTATGCATATATAGGCGAAAGGACTATTGTAGAAAAAAAAGCAGTTGTTTACCCTTTTGTTCATATAGGCGATGATGTGACAATAGGTGAAGAAACAATTCTATATCCCCATGTAGTCATTTATGACAGGATAACTATAGGCAGAAGAGTTATAATTCATGGTGGAGCAGTTTTAGGGAGCGATGGATTCGGTTATGTTTGGGATGGTGAGAAACATGTGAAGATTCCTCAAATAGGTACTGTTGAAATTGAGGATGATGTTGAAATTGGCGCAAATGTTGCCATAGACAGGGCTTCTCTCGGGAAAACCCTGTTAAAAAAAGGTACAAAAATAGATAATCTTGTGCAGATTGCTCATAACGTATCCATAGGAGAAAATTCAATTATTGTCTCTCAAGTAGGCATTGCTGGAAGTTCAACTATAGGAAAAAATGTGATTCTTGCAGGACAGGTTGGCGTTAGAGATCATGCGGTTGTTGGAGACAATGTCAGAGCAGCAGGCGGAACAGGTATAACAAAAAGCGTACCGGAAAACTCGCTTATCTCAGGGAATCCTCACATGCCGCATAAAGAATGGCTAAGGCTTCAAGGTCATATAAAAAATCTCCCAAAATTATACGATAGAATAAAAAAAATGGAAAAGAAGCTCCAGATGGAGGCCGATAATGATTGA
- the fabZ gene encoding 3-hydroxyacyl-ACP dehydratase FabZ: MIDIYEIMQLLPHSYPFLLLDRVLEYEPSKRIVGIKNVTFNEPFFTGHFPQKPIMPGVLIIEAMAQAGGVLAFKSFPDKKGSVLFTSIDNARFRKPVIPGDQLKLVVEVIKHRKEIWLFEGKAFVDNDLVAEAKIMAMLKQE; encoded by the coding sequence ATGATTGACATTTACGAAATCATGCAGCTGTTACCCCATAGCTATCCATTCTTACTGCTCGACCGGGTATTGGAATATGAACCTTCCAAAAGAATTGTCGGTATAAAAAATGTTACCTTTAATGAACCTTTTTTTACAGGTCATTTTCCACAAAAACCAATTATGCCGGGCGTTCTTATTATTGAAGCAATGGCACAGGCAGGTGGTGTACTTGCATTCAAATCTTTTCCCGATAAAAAAGGTTCCGTATTGTTTACAAGCATTGATAACGCACGTTTCAGGAAGCCGGTTATACCGGGCGATCAGCTGAAGCTTGTTGTAGAGGTAATAAAACATAGAAAAGAAATATGGTTGTTTGAAGGAAAAGCCTTTGTAGACAACGATTTGGTGGCAGAAGCAAAAATTATGGCAATGTTAAAACAGGAATGA
- a CDS encoding OmpH family outer membrane protein has translation MRKVSLAFVAVVLLLLPSALIAQTQNIVFVNLQKVMLESEKGKEAKNAMTGEFEKVKKDLENKQSELQKMKDAIEKQSATITPEARAEKEKQYQAKTKDYQRIYNDYQTELQQKDSEFTQKILKELEDVVKTIGERDKHTIIIEKSQALFLSPSIDITNKVINLYNETAKKKTNKK, from the coding sequence ATGAGGAAAGTTTCATTAGCTTTTGTAGCAGTTGTATTGCTTCTTCTCCCATCTGCCTTAATAGCACAAACACAGAATATCGTATTTGTAAACCTTCAGAAAGTAATGCTTGAATCAGAAAAAGGGAAGGAAGCAAAAAATGCCATGACCGGAGAATTTGAAAAAGTAAAAAAAGACCTCGAAAATAAGCAGAGTGAACTGCAAAAGATGAAAGACGCTATAGAAAAACAGAGCGCAACTATAACTCCTGAAGCAAGAGCAGAAAAAGAAAAACAGTATCAGGCTAAAACGAAGGACTACCAGAGAATATATAATGATTATCAGACTGAACTTCAGCAGAAAGATTCAGAATTCACACAAAAAATATTGAAAGAACTTGAAGATGTCGTCAAAACAATCGGCGAAAGGGATAAACACACAATAATAATTGAAAAAAGTCAGGCACTTTTTCTTTCTCCGTCCATCGACATAACAAATAAAGTGATCAACCTGTATAACGAAACGGCGAAAAAGAAAACAAATAAAAAATGA
- the lpxA gene encoding acyl-ACP--UDP-N-acetylglucosamine O-acyltransferase: MIHPTAIINKNAEIGENVQIGPYCIIEDKVKIGKGTKLLMHVVIQGNTEIGENCTISPFASIGGPPQDLTYKDEDTTVIIGNNNIIKDYVTINKGTPHGGGVTKVGNSNFIMAYAHIAHDCMVGNNVIMANCATLAGHVEVDDFVIFGGLCAVHQFCKIGKYAFISGLTGVPKDIPPFIIAAGGRSKPYGLNVVGLERRGFSKEEISKLKKAYRILFRSSLPLETSLRIIQEELEGENIAELTNFIRSSKRGICR, encoded by the coding sequence TTGATACATCCTACAGCTATTATTAATAAAAATGCGGAGATCGGAGAAAACGTTCAAATAGGACCATATTGCATCATCGAAGACAAAGTAAAAATAGGAAAAGGTACAAAACTGTTAATGCATGTTGTAATACAGGGAAACACAGAAATCGGTGAGAACTGTACGATAAGTCCTTTTGCATCCATAGGTGGTCCTCCTCAGGATTTAACCTACAAAGATGAGGATACAACTGTAATTATCGGAAACAACAATATAATAAAGGATTATGTAACAATAAATAAAGGAACGCCTCACGGAGGCGGCGTTACAAAAGTAGGAAACAGCAATTTTATCATGGCCTATGCGCATATTGCCCACGACTGTATGGTCGGCAACAATGTAATCATGGCAAACTGCGCTACTTTAGCCGGACATGTCGAAGTAGATGATTTTGTAATATTCGGCGGTCTTTGTGCAGTACATCAGTTCTGCAAAATCGGTAAATATGCCTTTATAAGCGGTCTAACAGGAGTTCCAAAGGACATCCCTCCTTTTATCATAGCAGCAGGAGGCAGATCAAAACCATACGGTTTAAATGTAGTCGGGCTTGAGCGGCGTGGCTTTTCGAAGGAAGAAATTTCTAAACTGAAGAAAGCCTACAGAATACTTTTCAGGTCATCTCTTCCTCTTGAAACATCTCTTAGAATAATTCAGGAAGAACTTGAAGGTGAGAACATTGCCGAGCTGACCAATTTTATAAGATCATCCAAGAGGGGCATATGCCGTTAA